The proteins below are encoded in one region of Deferribacter autotrophicus:
- the rimM gene encoding ribosome maturation factor RimM (Essential for efficient processing of 16S rRNA): MKYIKIGVIKNSHGLDGEVKVLPITEHPELFETLDVLLLSKKGEIVKSLRVEDIRTHNEYYLIKLENINDKETAKTLSGLEIMYPIHLLPELDENEYYWFEIEGWEVYDTEDNFIGTLVDYEETGTAEAFIIKGESTYYMISNNKEHVLKMDKNKKRIIINRDGLVSEDI; this comes from the coding sequence ATGAAATATATAAAAATTGGCGTTATAAAAAATTCACACGGTTTAGATGGCGAAGTAAAAGTATTGCCCATAACGGAGCATCCAGAATTATTTGAGACACTGGATGTATTACTGTTATCAAAAAAAGGTGAAATTGTTAAGTCACTTAGAGTGGAAGATATAAGAACACACAATGAATACTATTTAATAAAGTTGGAAAATATTAATGATAAAGAAACGGCAAAGACTTTAAGCGGCCTCGAAATAATGTATCCCATCCATCTTTTACCTGAATTAGATGAAAATGAATACTACTGGTTTGAAATTGAAGGGTGGGAAGTTTATGACACAGAGGATAATTTTATAGGAACACTTGTGGATTATGAAGAAACAGGTACCGCTGAAGCATTCATAATAAAAGGGGAAAGTACCTACTATATGATATCAAACAATAAAGAACATGTTTTAAAAATGGATAAAAATAAAAAAAGAATAATTATTAACAGGGATGGGCTTGTAAGTGAAGATATTTAA
- a CDS encoding protein-L-isoaspartate(D-aspartate) O-methyltransferase, translating to MKIPEDYIQKIILPSCNYDKRIAEAFIKIPRHYFVDEALHKLAYKDEALPIGFGQTISKPSTVAKMTFLLDPKPADKVLEIGTGSGFQAAILSKLASEVFTVERISGLYKRASSTIRKLFINNVRFKIDNGKIGWEENAPFDKIIVTAEAENFPDELLLQLKNNGKMVIPIKGILKVFTKKDADLIEEAVSECKFVKFVT from the coding sequence ATGAAAATACCTGAAGATTATATTCAAAAAATCATATTACCCTCTTGCAATTATGATAAAAGAATAGCCGAAGCTTTTATAAAAATACCAAGACACTACTTTGTGGATGAAGCACTACATAAATTAGCTTACAAAGATGAAGCACTTCCCATCGGTTTTGGACAAACCATTTCAAAGCCTTCCACTGTAGCAAAAATGACCTTTCTTTTAGACCCTAAACCCGCCGATAAAGTTTTGGAAATAGGTACAGGCTCAGGCTTTCAAGCAGCTATCCTTTCAAAATTAGCCAGTGAAGTTTTTACTGTGGAAAGGATTTCTGGATTGTATAAAAGAGCATCCAGTACCATTCGAAAGTTATTTATTAACAACGTCCGCTTTAAAATCGATAACGGAAAAATAGGATGGGAAGAAAATGCTCCTTTTGACAAAATAATTGTTACTGCAGAGGCTGAAAATTTTCCTGATGAGCTTCTATTACAGTTAAAAAATAATGGGAAAATGGTCATCCCCATAAAAGGAATTCTAAAAGTATTTACAAAAAAAGATGCTGATCTGATTGAAGAAGCAGTATCTGAATGTAAATTCGTCAAATTTGTTACCTAA
- the argB gene encoding acetylglutamate kinase, producing MERMIEKANILIEALPYIRKFYGKSIVIKYGGHAMVDEALKSSFAEDIILLKYVGINVVVVHGGGPQIGEMLKKLGIDSKFVSGMRVTDKETMNIVEMVLAGSVNKEIVKLINKHGGKAIGLSGKDGNLIKAKKLLITKQDDFVKTSEIIDIGHVGTVESVNINVLKSMMENFIPVIAPIGVDDNFETYNINADLVAASVAKFLKAEKLILLTDVPGVLDKNKNLISSIKTSQIESLKKDETLTGGMIPKIDACADAVFGGVNKAHIIDGRIKHSVLLEIFTDSGIGTQVVAG from the coding sequence ATGGAAAGAATGATTGAAAAAGCAAACATTTTAATTGAAGCTCTTCCTTATATCAGAAAATTTTACGGTAAGTCCATTGTTATAAAATATGGCGGCCATGCTATGGTGGATGAAGCGTTAAAAAGTAGCTTTGCCGAAGACATTATCTTACTTAAGTATGTAGGAATAAATGTTGTAGTTGTCCATGGTGGTGGTCCTCAAATCGGTGAAATGCTCAAAAAATTAGGTATTGATAGCAAGTTTGTTTCAGGGATGAGAGTCACTGATAAAGAAACAATGAATATTGTAGAGATGGTCCTAGCCGGTAGTGTTAACAAGGAAATCGTAAAGCTCATAAATAAACATGGTGGCAAAGCAATCGGTTTGTCAGGAAAAGATGGAAATCTAATAAAGGCAAAAAAACTTTTGATTACCAAACAGGATGATTTTGTAAAAACGTCAGAAATAATTGACATTGGCCATGTTGGAACTGTTGAAAGTGTCAATATAAACGTATTGAAAAGTATGATGGAAAACTTCATACCCGTAATTGCCCCTATAGGAGTAGATGATAATTTTGAGACCTACAACATAAATGCTGACCTGGTGGCTGCAAGCGTAGCCAAGTTTTTAAAAGCTGAAAAGCTTATTCTATTAACCGATGTTCCGGGCGTCCTTGATAAAAACAAAAATCTTATAAGCAGTATAAAAACATCACAGATTGAATCACTTAAAAAGGATGAAACACTCACAGGGGGTATGATTCCAAAAATCGATGCATGTGCAGATGCCGTTTTTGGAGGTGTCAACAAAGCCCACATAATTGATGGCAGAATTAAGCACTCTGTCCTTTTAGAAATTTTTACTGATTCAGGTATAGGTACACAGGTTGTGGCAGGATGA
- a CDS encoding mechanosensitive ion channel family protein — MFDINWLKSHYSDILIIAFIVIIFFFFKLIISKFTKRFNLNKSIGRVLNYTFIIIIIEFTKPKIALSPLLDTVSIFIEVSLIIFIFYNLIINVYIKDYLIHYKGKQIKHILIDIIKLVFLTIFILTILRTVFKVDLITILTPSAILTAIIGLSMKDTIGNLISGLIIQIEKPFDVGDWIKIDDYVGQITEINWRYTKLKTLDNIFLIIPNNNISSGNLLNYNRPEKEMRILLEIGVSYDTPPDKLKSVVKKVLLSSIHVDKSKDVNVYLKRYNDFSIDYDIAFWIKEYKFTREARDEIYSALWYEFKLAGIEIPFPIRTIINKEPTQIESKIDKNLVSDFKKLEIFNTLSETTIENLIRFSNIHTYPENFIIIEENEQGESMFIILDGLVEVFKDNKKLSELKSGDFFGEMSLLTGERRSATVVTKSECKIVEISRPVFKVFLEKDKKLMDAVNKIFQQRIADLKKNRITSKDIKEIEKNLFAKFKKLFNLN; from the coding sequence ATGTTTGATATTAACTGGCTTAAATCACACTACAGTGATATTTTAATAATTGCATTCATTGTAATTATTTTTTTCTTTTTTAAATTAATTATTTCAAAATTTACAAAGCGCTTTAATTTAAACAAATCTATTGGAAGGGTTTTAAATTACACCTTTATAATCATAATCATAGAGTTTACAAAACCCAAAATTGCACTCTCACCTCTTCTTGACACCGTCAGTATATTTATCGAAGTTTCTCTAATAATATTTATTTTTTACAACCTGATAATTAATGTTTATATCAAGGATTATCTGATACATTACAAAGGTAAGCAGATAAAGCATATTTTGATAGACATAATAAAACTTGTATTTTTAACTATCTTCATTCTCACAATTTTGCGAACAGTTTTCAAAGTAGATTTGATTACAATACTCACCCCTTCAGCTATTCTTACTGCAATAATTGGTCTTTCCATGAAAGATACCATAGGAAATCTCATATCCGGGCTTATTATTCAAATTGAAAAACCCTTTGATGTAGGTGATTGGATAAAGATAGATGATTATGTTGGACAAATTACAGAGATTAATTGGCGATATACCAAATTAAAAACTTTGGATAATATCTTTCTAATTATTCCTAACAACAATATTTCTTCAGGAAATCTTTTAAATTACAACAGACCGGAAAAAGAAATGCGAATACTATTAGAAATAGGAGTAAGTTACGATACTCCGCCAGATAAACTAAAAAGTGTGGTAAAAAAGGTTTTATTATCATCCATTCATGTGGATAAATCAAAAGATGTAAATGTTTATTTAAAAAGATATAACGATTTCAGCATAGATTATGATATAGCTTTTTGGATAAAGGAATACAAATTTACAAGAGAAGCCAGAGATGAAATTTATTCAGCTCTCTGGTATGAGTTTAAACTGGCCGGTATTGAAATACCATTCCCTATCAGAACAATTATCAATAAAGAACCAACTCAAATCGAAAGCAAAATAGATAAAAATCTGGTGTCTGATTTTAAAAAGTTAGAAATTTTTAATACCCTTTCTGAAACCACCATTGAAAATCTTATAAGATTCTCAAATATTCATACATATCCTGAAAATTTTATTATCATAGAAGAAAATGAGCAAGGTGAGAGCATGTTTATAATTTTAGATGGGCTTGTTGAAGTATTTAAAGACAATAAAAAACTTTCAGAACTTAAAAGTGGAGATTTCTTTGGTGAAATGAGCCTTTTAACAGGTGAAAGGCGCTCAGCAACAGTAGTAACAAAATCTGAATGCAAGATTGTTGAAATATCAAGACCCGTTTTCAAAGTCTTTTTGGAAAAAGATAAAAAACTAATGGATGCAGTAAATAAAATTTTTCAACAACGTATTGCTGATTTGAAGAAAAACCGAATAACATCTAAGGATATAAAAGAAATAGAAAAAAATTTATTTGCAAAATTTAAAAAATTATTCAATCTTAATTAA
- a CDS encoding TIGR00725 family protein: MKSVSVIGTAKFDSHLCFVAETVGSILAKKGFAIISGGLGGIMEYAFKGAKKENGLTIGIIPSYNKSEANKYCDIVIPSGMGHARNILVVSSGDIVVSVGGEYGTTSEIAIALKLNKHVISYKSPINHENNFMDVDTFINKIKGLL, from the coding sequence GTGAAAAGTGTATCTGTTATAGGCACTGCTAAATTTGATTCTCATCTCTGTTTTGTTGCCGAAACAGTTGGCTCTATTCTCGCCAAAAAAGGTTTTGCCATTATATCTGGCGGTCTTGGTGGCATCATGGAATATGCCTTTAAAGGAGCAAAAAAAGAGAATGGGCTCACCATAGGGATAATCCCTTCTTACAATAAAAGTGAAGCTAATAAATACTGCGACATAGTAATTCCATCAGGCATGGGGCATGCAAGAAATATTTTGGTTGTTTCATCAGGCGATATTGTTGTTTCCGTTGGTGGTGAATATGGCACAACCAGTGAAATTGCAATAGCTTTAAAGCTCAATAAGCATGTAATAAGCTACAAATCCCCCATAAACCATGAAAACAACTTTATGGACGTAGATACCTTTATAAATAAAATAAAAGGGTTATTATGA
- the rpsP gene encoding 30S ribosomal protein S16, which produces MATKIRLMRMGRKKRPFYRVVVADSRAKRDGAYIESLGYYNPLTNPAEIKIDAEKALEWLKKGAIPTDTARSLLSKAGVMAKFHEYKFPKKS; this is translated from the coding sequence GTGGCAACAAAGATTAGATTAATGAGAATGGGAAGAAAAAAGAGGCCATTTTACAGAGTAGTAGTGGCTGATAGCAGGGCAAAAAGGGATGGTGCATATATTGAGTCTCTCGGCTATTACAATCCACTCACAAACCCTGCTGAAATTAAAATTGATGCTGAAAAAGCGTTAGAGTGGTTAAAAAAAGGAGCAATACCAACTGATACGGCAAGAAGCCTATTGTCAAAAGCGGGAGTTATGGCTAAGTTCCATGAATACAAATTCCCAAAGAAAAGCTAA
- a CDS encoding sigma-70 family RNA polymerase sigma factor, which translates to MSLEFDNEFDNLDNLENIEKELSSDELESISLYLKEIVQFPALTKDDEIEIAKKIEAGDKTAKDFMIKCNLKLVVSIAKKYNNRGLPLIDLIEEGNIGLIKAVEKFDYRKGFKFSTYATWWIRQAIERAIVNQSKMVRIPVHMNENINKVKKATEKLRKKLKREPTLLELSTECKMSLLAIQKTLDAMFQDTSIDNTLSEDDTSTLHDIIPMDEEKSDPFKKVLIEKNRELILNWIECLTPIEKELITRRFGLHGGDAETLETIGKRLGITRERVRQIEKRILSKLRNHLKTKNINLEELL; encoded by the coding sequence ATGAGCTTAGAGTTTGATAACGAATTTGATAACTTGGATAATTTAGAAAATATTGAAAAAGAATTAAGCTCGGATGAGCTTGAAAGTATCTCTTTATATCTTAAAGAGATAGTACAGTTTCCTGCTCTCACAAAAGATGACGAAATAGAAATCGCAAAAAAAATAGAAGCAGGTGATAAAACAGCAAAAGATTTTATGATAAAATGTAACCTAAAACTTGTAGTCTCTATTGCAAAAAAATACAATAATCGTGGTTTACCTTTAATAGACTTGATAGAAGAAGGTAATATAGGTCTAATCAAAGCTGTAGAGAAATTTGACTATAGAAAAGGTTTTAAATTTAGCACTTATGCCACATGGTGGATAAGACAGGCTATTGAAAGAGCTATTGTAAATCAGTCAAAAATGGTGAGAATCCCTGTTCATATGAACGAAAATATTAACAAAGTTAAAAAAGCTACGGAAAAACTTAGGAAAAAATTGAAAAGAGAACCCACCCTTCTTGAACTCTCCACTGAATGTAAAATGTCCCTTCTTGCGATTCAAAAAACCCTTGATGCTATGTTTCAGGATACCTCCATTGATAACACTTTAAGTGAAGATGATACAAGCACACTTCATGATATTATTCCTATGGATGAAGAAAAAAGTGATCCTTTTAAAAAGGTTTTAATTGAAAAAAACAGAGAGCTAATTTTAAACTGGATAGAGTGTCTCACCCCCATAGAAAAAGAATTGATTACCAGAAGATTCGGCCTTCATGGAGGTGATGCAGAAACTCTAGAGACAATTGGAAAAAGGCTTGGAATTACAAGAGAAAGAGTGAGACAAATTGAAAAAAGAATACTCTCAAAACTGAGAAACCATCTAAAAACTAAAAACATAAATCTGGAGGAGCTTTTATGA
- a CDS encoding KH domain-containing protein: MKELVEFIVKSFVDNPDKVVVEEVEGEKTTVIELKVDPADLGKVIGRQGRTARAIRTILGAAGIKRGKRVVLEILE, translated from the coding sequence GTGAAAGAGTTAGTAGAATTTATTGTTAAGTCATTCGTTGATAATCCTGACAAGGTAGTTGTTGAAGAAGTGGAAGGTGAAAAGACTACTGTTATCGAATTGAAAGTTGACCCTGCTGATCTTGGTAAAGTAATCGGAAGACAGGGTAGAACTGCAAGAGCAATCAGAACAATTCTTGGTGCAGCTGGTATCAAGAGAGGCAAAAGAGTAGTTTTAGAAATCCTTGAATAA
- a CDS encoding ATP-dependent DNA helicase, with amino-acid sequence MSLDFNEDFKKAYELATNSAKSLFITGKAGTGKSTFLRYLIDTYKNNFVVLAPTGVAALNVKGQTIHSFFNFQPNISPHNVNNVWVENPEIYRSIETIIVDEISMVRADLLDCMDIFLRRFKDKDRPFGGTKMIFIGDLYQLPPVLTSSSKEAFLKEYESPYFFDAKVFKKLDLEFIEFTKIYRQKDDYFVEILNKVRNNTITEDDLAILNKRVNPYFKDDDGYIYLTSTNDLAEKINNEKLKKLKGKNYQFEGIINGSFTEENLPTAKLLTLKKGAQVMLLNNDSDGRWVNGSIGYIVNVFEDDELIEVELLNGNRVMVEPFRWNMYQYYYDKDENKIKTQITGSFIQFPIKLAYAITIHKSQGKTFDKVIIDLSRGIFSPGQLYVALSRCTSLEGIVLKKPIKKGHVMLDKKVINFMTSFQYQLSEKKYPLEEKRKFLEKMITKKQPIEIVYLKTKDEKSKRVVTPLSVGEMKYSSKKFLGLRAFCHLRKDERVFRVDRILEIKEETYKNFD; translated from the coding sequence ATGTCACTCGATTTTAACGAAGACTTCAAAAAAGCCTACGAGCTGGCCACAAACTCTGCAAAATCCTTGTTTATTACAGGAAAAGCTGGTACCGGTAAATCCACCTTTTTAAGGTATTTAATTGATACCTACAAAAACAATTTTGTTGTTCTTGCACCCACAGGAGTAGCTGCACTTAATGTCAAAGGGCAAACAATCCACTCATTCTTCAATTTCCAGCCAAACATCTCACCCCACAACGTGAATAATGTATGGGTGGAAAATCCTGAAATTTATCGAAGTATTGAGACAATAATCGTGGATGAAATCTCCATGGTAAGAGCAGACTTACTCGATTGCATGGATATCTTTTTAAGACGCTTTAAAGATAAAGATAGACCCTTTGGTGGAACAAAAATGATTTTCATTGGCGACCTTTATCAACTTCCACCGGTACTCACTTCCAGCAGCAAGGAAGCCTTTTTAAAAGAATACGAAAGCCCTTATTTTTTCGATGCAAAGGTTTTTAAAAAACTTGACCTTGAATTTATAGAATTTACAAAAATATACAGGCAAAAAGATGATTATTTTGTGGAAATTTTAAATAAAGTAAGAAACAACACCATTACTGAAGATGACCTTGCAATTCTGAACAAAAGGGTTAATCCCTATTTCAAGGATGATGATGGATACATCTATCTTACTTCTACAAACGATCTTGCCGAGAAAATAAATAATGAAAAGCTAAAAAAACTTAAAGGAAAAAACTACCAATTTGAAGGTATTATAAATGGAAGTTTTACAGAAGAAAATTTACCTACAGCAAAACTTTTGACACTTAAAAAAGGCGCTCAGGTAATGCTGTTAAACAATGATTCTGATGGAAGATGGGTAAATGGTTCAATTGGCTATATTGTGAACGTATTTGAAGATGATGAATTGATAGAAGTAGAGTTATTAAACGGAAACCGAGTAATGGTAGAACCATTCAGATGGAATATGTATCAATATTACTATGATAAAGATGAAAACAAAATTAAAACTCAAATAACTGGCTCATTCATTCAATTTCCCATAAAGCTTGCTTATGCCATCACAATCCACAAAAGTCAGGGTAAAACCTTTGACAAAGTCATTATAGACCTTAGCCGCGGCATTTTTTCCCCCGGCCAGCTTTACGTTGCACTGAGCAGATGCACAAGCTTGGAAGGGATTGTACTTAAAAAGCCAATCAAAAAAGGGCATGTAATGCTCGATAAAAAAGTCATAAACTTTATGACATCTTTCCAGTATCAACTATCCGAAAAAAAATACCCTCTAGAAGAAAAACGTAAATTTTTAGAAAAAATGATTACAAAAAAACAACCCATAGAAATTGTTTATCTGAAAACGAAAGATGAAAAAAGTAAAAGAGTCGTCACACCACTTTCTGTGGGAGAAATGAAATATTCAAGTAAAAAATTTCTCGGTTTACGAGCTTTTTGCCATTTAAGAAAAGATGAAAGAGTTTTTCGAGTAGATAGAATTCTAGAAATAAAAGAAGAAACATACAAAAATTTTGATTGA
- a CDS encoding M24 family metallopeptidase produces MIKTPKDELNRRLNLFISTMSKIDPEWELAVLFDKINIFYFTGTMQNGVLFIFKNNGAHFFVRRNFDRAKEESEFENLYPVKSFKDIFSYFKSFPESVYIAKETLPIIVFERFNKYFNFKNIKSCDLAINYTRAVKSDYELNFIKKAGEIHRITKEEIVPKILAVGMSEFEFARELLNQMLRLGHHGVTRIRSYNGELYLGNICFGENSNYYNSFDGPGGIKGVCPAVPLFGNPDTILEKNMLIHVDTACGYMGYYTDKTQIYATGNLPQHVYDEHKKCVEIQNRVAELLKPGNTPSEIYEKVMSEIEEEFLPGFMGYKSNQVKFLGHGIGLHVDEYPAIAKGFDIPLVENMVIAVEPKKSIVGIGMVGIENTFLVTEKGGICLTGDNHEIINV; encoded by the coding sequence ATGATCAAAACCCCCAAGGACGAACTAAACAGAAGATTAAATCTTTTTATCTCCACAATGTCAAAAATTGATCCAGAATGGGAATTAGCTGTTCTTTTTGATAAAATAAATATCTTTTATTTCACTGGTACCATGCAAAATGGAGTCCTTTTTATCTTTAAAAATAATGGTGCTCATTTTTTCGTAAGAAGAAATTTCGATAGAGCAAAAGAGGAATCTGAATTTGAAAACCTATATCCCGTAAAGAGTTTCAAAGACATCTTTTCATATTTTAAATCATTTCCAGAATCAGTATACATTGCAAAAGAAACTTTGCCTATAATTGTTTTTGAAAGATTCAACAAATATTTCAATTTCAAAAATATCAAATCATGTGACCTTGCTATCAACTACACAAGGGCTGTGAAAAGCGATTATGAGCTTAATTTTATAAAAAAAGCTGGAGAAATTCACAGAATAACAAAGGAAGAAATTGTCCCAAAAATTCTAGCGGTTGGTATGAGTGAATTTGAATTTGCAAGAGAACTGCTCAATCAAATGCTTCGTCTTGGGCATCATGGTGTCACTCGCATTAGAAGTTACAATGGTGAACTTTACCTTGGAAATATTTGTTTTGGTGAAAACTCCAACTATTACAACTCATTTGATGGCCCTGGCGGTATTAAAGGGGTTTGCCCTGCTGTTCCCCTCTTTGGCAATCCCGACACGATACTTGAAAAGAATATGCTCATCCATGTTGATACCGCATGTGGATATATGGGTTACTATACCGATAAAACTCAAATTTATGCTACGGGTAACCTGCCTCAACATGTTTATGATGAACATAAAAAATGTGTTGAAATTCAAAACAGGGTAGCTGAGCTTTTAAAACCGGGTAATACCCCCTCAGAAATTTATGAAAAAGTTATGTCAGAGATTGAAGAAGAATTTTTACCTGGATTTATGGGATACAAATCAAATCAGGTGAAATTTCTGGGGCATGGTATTGGCCTTCATGTGGATGAATACCCTGCCATCGCAAAGGGTTTTGACATCCCTCTTGTAGAAAATATGGTTATTGCAGTGGAGCCGAAAAAAAGTATCGTAGGTATAGGTATGGTAGGAATTGAAAATACATTTCTGGTAACTGAAAAAGGAGGGATATGCCTCACTGGTGATAATCACGAAATAATTAACGTCTAA
- a CDS encoding nitroreductase family protein has product MSFLELVNKRYSFRGYLDKEVEQEKIDYILKCANLAPSAANRQPWKIYLVKDYEVRKKLAEAYPREWLIEAPIIVVFTGITDNNWIRSDGKNYLMCDVTIIADYFILAATEVGLGTCYIAAFDEKKVIDALKLPENEIPFLITPLGYPKDGVTRPRKRKELNEIIVHV; this is encoded by the coding sequence ATGAGTTTCTTAGAACTGGTAAATAAAAGGTACAGCTTTAGAGGCTATCTTGACAAAGAAGTAGAGCAGGAAAAAATCGATTATATTTTAAAATGTGCAAATCTTGCACCCAGTGCTGCAAACAGGCAACCCTGGAAAATCTATCTAGTCAAAGATTATGAAGTAAGAAAAAAGCTTGCAGAAGCTTATCCAAGAGAATGGCTAATTGAGGCTCCAATTATTGTTGTCTTCACTGGAATCACAGATAACAACTGGATAAGAAGCGATGGAAAAAATTATCTCATGTGTGATGTTACCATAATCGCTGACTATTTTATCCTTGCAGCTACTGAAGTAGGACTTGGAACATGCTATATTGCAGCATTTGATGAAAAGAAGGTTATAGATGCATTGAAATTACCTGAGAATGAAATTCCATTTTTAATAACACCTCTTGGGTATCCAAAAGATGGAGTCACAAGACCACGCAAAAGAAAAGAGTTAAATGAAATAATAGTCCATGTTTGA
- the ffh gene encoding signal recognition particle protein, translating to MFATLNEKLNAVFRKIKGQARLTEDNIRDAVKQVRLALLEADVNYKVVKKFVSAVQEKALGEEVLKSLTPDQIFIKIVHDEIVEILGGDESEAKIKLNPIPPTKIMLVGLQGSGKTTTAGKLARFFQKNKKDVLLVADDIYRPAAIDQLEVLGKQLKVDVFADREKNDAVTIANDAVKYAKSAAKDVVIIDTAGRLHIDENLMNELINIKNSIQPDEILFVADAMTGQDAVNVAKTFNEMLGITGVILTKLDGDARGGAALSIREVTGKPIKFVGTGEKLDAFEQFYPDRMASRILGMGDIVTLVEMAQDAIEEGEAERLADKIQKKGLDFNDMLQQMKMIKRMGSFESILKLLPGFSGMGQINVDDSQLKRIEAIINSMTPQERTNYKILNASRKRRIARGSGTSVAEVNRLVQQLQQMNKMMKRFKKQFAGKNKLDKNMLKNLFR from the coding sequence ATGTTTGCTACACTAAATGAGAAGTTGAATGCTGTCTTCAGAAAGATTAAAGGACAAGCAAGACTTACAGAAGATAACATTAGAGATGCTGTCAAGCAGGTCAGATTAGCCCTCCTTGAAGCAGACGTTAATTATAAAGTTGTAAAAAAATTTGTTTCAGCCGTACAGGAAAAAGCCCTTGGCGAAGAAGTATTAAAAAGCCTTACCCCCGATCAAATTTTCATAAAAATAGTTCATGACGAAATTGTTGAAATTCTTGGCGGTGATGAATCAGAAGCCAAGATAAAACTAAACCCCATACCTCCCACAAAAATCATGCTGGTGGGTTTACAAGGTTCTGGTAAAACCACCACAGCAGGTAAACTTGCCCGTTTTTTCCAAAAAAATAAAAAAGATGTCCTGCTTGTTGCAGATGATATATACCGTCCAGCCGCTATTGATCAGTTGGAAGTTCTTGGAAAACAGCTCAAAGTTGATGTCTTTGCTGATAGAGAAAAGAATGATGCTGTTACCATTGCCAATGATGCTGTAAAATATGCCAAATCTGCTGCTAAAGATGTAGTTATTATCGATACTGCGGGTCGCTTACACATAGACGAAAATTTGATGAATGAACTTATAAATATAAAAAATAGTATTCAGCCTGATGAAATCCTTTTTGTGGCTGATGCAATGACAGGACAGGATGCTGTCAATGTTGCCAAAACTTTCAACGAGATGCTTGGCATCACTGGTGTCATTCTCACAAAACTTGATGGCGATGCCAGAGGTGGTGCTGCTCTTTCCATCAGAGAAGTCACCGGTAAACCAATAAAATTCGTCGGTACTGGAGAAAAACTCGACGCATTTGAACAGTTTTACCCAGACAGGATGGCTTCAAGAATCCTCGGTATGGGAGACATAGTTACCCTAGTGGAAATGGCCCAGGATGCCATTGAAGAGGGAGAAGCTGAGAGACTTGCCGATAAGATCCAGAAGAAAGGGCTTGATTTTAACGATATGCTTCAACAGATGAAAATGATAAAAAGAATGGGATCCTTCGAAAGTATATTAAAACTATTACCTGGTTTTTCAGGTATGGGGCAAATCAACGTTGATGACTCTCAATTAAAAAGAATTGAAGCCATTATCAATTCCATGACCCCTCAAGAAAGAACAAATTATAAAATACTTAATGCGAGCAGAAAAAGAAGGATTGCAAGGGGTAGTGGTACATCTGTTGCTGAAGTAAATAGACTGGTTCAACAATTACAGCAAATGAATAAAATGATGAAAAGATTCAAAAAACAATTTGCTGGTAAAAATAAACTTGACAAAAACATGCTAAAAAATCTTTTTAGATAA